One stretch of Candidatus Baltobacteraceae bacterium DNA includes these proteins:
- a CDS encoding DUF2339 domain-containing protein, which translates to METAPFENLIPRLSSVEADLNVIKRDLRAAIATAHAQAVPPPQAVPPPAPPPQPAAAPKPPPPPIRKPLTAGDVEVALGGRWLHVVGLFLVFIGTAFFLKVAFDHNWIAPVFRVALGVAGGAAIIAYAQLLAVRGKRYFSEGITALGAGIEFLSLYASNALFHLASPTIALAGMIAVNAAIAVLAWRNRSERLGVLAAIGGFLAPLLAGTQGADQVTLAAYIGLLDAGLLVLAELVDSRIVAPIALVGTLVYSAGSFSQAHTIDDVQRAAIYTALYAVFALAGWIVMQVRGRLDVVRSIVGGIAMASLLGGLESSLMPEHRTILAGALIALAALHLTAAVAFKSRYQSWLAAAALTFAIPAAFDKAAFVNVAFALEAAALAIAGLRYRDEVLSIAAFGLLGLDLLRDLALYGGHAQAHPFYNERFISCAAAFAVAYVMARAIELMSTAEYANSAVRTLRTVAHGLALLTLSAEAWDTVAYFHGTEQASNAALSIVWATFAALLIGSGLVKRDAFMRWEGLSLIVVTAIKVLVFDLSFLDLSYRVISAVLVGVALIGVSYAYQRRPQDLEAA; encoded by the coding sequence ATGGAAACCGCCCCGTTCGAGAACCTCATCCCGAGGCTATCGTCGGTCGAAGCCGACCTCAACGTCATCAAGCGAGATCTGCGCGCAGCCATCGCGACCGCCCACGCGCAAGCCGTGCCGCCGCCGCAAGCCGTGCCGCCGCCGGCTCCGCCTCCTCAGCCGGCGGCGGCGCCGAAACCGCCGCCGCCTCCGATTCGCAAACCGCTGACCGCCGGCGACGTCGAAGTCGCGCTCGGCGGCCGCTGGCTTCACGTCGTCGGGCTCTTCCTCGTGTTCATCGGCACCGCGTTCTTTCTCAAGGTCGCGTTCGATCACAACTGGATCGCGCCCGTGTTTCGCGTCGCACTCGGCGTCGCCGGCGGCGCGGCCATTATCGCCTACGCGCAACTGCTCGCCGTCCGAGGAAAGCGATACTTCTCCGAAGGCATTACGGCGCTCGGCGCGGGCATCGAGTTCTTATCGCTCTACGCGTCCAACGCGCTTTTTCATCTCGCCTCTCCAACCATCGCGCTGGCCGGCATGATTGCGGTGAACGCCGCGATCGCGGTGCTCGCGTGGCGCAATCGCAGCGAACGCCTCGGCGTCCTCGCAGCGATCGGCGGTTTTTTGGCGCCGCTGCTTGCCGGAACGCAAGGCGCCGATCAAGTGACGCTCGCGGCGTATATCGGACTGCTCGACGCCGGCTTGCTGGTGCTCGCTGAACTCGTCGATTCGCGTATCGTCGCGCCGATCGCCCTGGTCGGAACGCTGGTCTATTCGGCCGGCAGCTTTTCGCAGGCGCACACGATCGACGACGTCCAGCGCGCCGCCATCTATACGGCGCTGTACGCGGTCTTCGCACTGGCCGGTTGGATCGTGATGCAAGTTCGGGGCCGGCTCGACGTCGTGCGCTCGATCGTCGGCGGGATCGCGATGGCGAGCCTGCTCGGCGGCTTGGAATCGTCGCTGATGCCGGAGCATCGCACCATTCTCGCCGGTGCGCTGATCGCTTTAGCAGCGCTGCACCTTACGGCGGCGGTAGCGTTTAAGTCGCGGTACCAATCGTGGCTCGCCGCTGCCGCGCTGACGTTTGCGATTCCCGCGGCCTTCGACAAAGCCGCGTTCGTCAACGTGGCCTTCGCGTTAGAAGCGGCCGCGTTAGCGATCGCCGGACTGCGCTATCGCGACGAGGTGCTCTCGATTGCGGCGTTCGGTCTGCTCGGATTGGATCTGCTGCGCGATCTCGCCCTGTATGGGGGACACGCGCAGGCGCACCCGTTCTACAACGAGCGCTTCATCTCGTGCGCCGCGGCCTTTGCCGTCGCATACGTCATGGCGCGCGCCATCGAGTTGATGAGCACGGCGGAATACGCCAATAGCGCCGTTCGCACCCTGCGCACGGTCGCGCACGGGCTGGCACTGCTGACGCTGTCAGCCGAAGCGTGGGATACGGTCGCGTACTTCCACGGAACGGAGCAAGCGTCGAACGCCGCGCTCTCGATCGTCTGGGCGACGTTTGCCGCGCTGCTGATCGGCTCGGGGCTCGTCAAGCGCGACGCGTTCATGCGTTGGGAAGGTCTGAGCCTCATCGTCGTGACCGCGATCAAGGTGCTGGTCTTCGATCTGTCGTTCCTCGACTTGTCCTACCGGGTTATCTCGGCAGTCCTCGTCGGCGTCGCACTCATCGGTGTGTCGTACGCCTATCAGCGGCGTCCCCAGGACTTGGAGGCGGCGTAA
- a CDS encoding LuxR C-terminal-related transcriptional regulator, with protein sequence MHPEYVSRPRVERHLRAAVERTPLTLLHAPLGSGKTAAAATAFDDLPETVWMEAHPWHAGAFVAELVDAVRNVRPEFGRMTLGALEAGAPVAHVAATFARELTHIDAPLLLVLDNVHVFEEATDFSRFVDTAVAALPAGVGILAMGRSLPDLALGKTFALGKAQILPSEFLAFDAQDVGALARHFGRDVDDAEIASILQTTEGWAAGVSLALTAQRMFLTRELLSGLDRRDVAFLEQIAVFETIDVDMLERSDEFADARERVAHLRRNGGLLTDIGKERYRLHPVLRQLAEDALENKGDLAGAHRAAAVAYARAGEIGAALFHAEKGRDPDTVAQLLRNHALAAIATGDRRRLRTLANTIDPDSKDASVRWYVDGLLEKARGSAETRAFFTRASDTADRSGDATTAFAARAQIIELDIGHTLHIDEMALAELTQRADTAGLPAMVTARVLRGWSRAVSHDFAGALAELSLVPALADPATRFNTDILKAYADTALGEVERAQETLDALTRLLENDDRIVLQTLTLVWFARLALLWGNTVVASDVAAQAERLASALDLRAEEAALYVALAEIATHQGDVAASVRYAERARSRADRAWYAGDVARVRAFAEIALARAAFLGHDNAIACELVERAVAGGGFPPVQRAVALTESAFYTLLSDATASARPIAAAREAVASATPLDAADAVALATADDLLSFLDAANGVVHEPGLRGCEPFEKLLERRRGLVTLGHAGVAVGSARRGSTESSVPFDTALEVLVRDGPRFEARLARAYASTFLKPKPSSTTVAFSVDLTARELEILELLVEGLTNKEIAQRLVVSPRTIETHVERVLGKLEVGSRSRAIAKALRLGIVKLV encoded by the coding sequence TTGCACCCCGAGTACGTCTCCCGGCCGCGCGTCGAGCGGCACCTTCGCGCCGCCGTCGAGCGCACGCCGCTGACCCTGCTGCACGCTCCGCTCGGCTCGGGAAAGACCGCCGCGGCCGCGACCGCGTTCGACGACCTGCCCGAAACCGTCTGGATGGAGGCCCACCCGTGGCACGCCGGCGCGTTCGTAGCCGAGCTCGTCGACGCGGTTCGCAACGTTCGGCCGGAGTTCGGACGCATGACGTTGGGCGCGCTCGAGGCGGGCGCTCCGGTCGCGCACGTGGCCGCGACGTTCGCGCGCGAGCTCACGCACATCGATGCGCCGCTGCTGCTCGTTCTCGACAACGTGCATGTGTTTGAAGAAGCGACGGACTTTTCGCGCTTCGTCGATACGGCGGTAGCCGCGCTGCCGGCCGGCGTTGGCATTCTCGCGATGGGCCGCTCGTTGCCCGATCTCGCGCTCGGGAAAACGTTCGCCCTTGGAAAGGCGCAGATATTACCGTCGGAGTTTCTTGCCTTCGATGCTCAAGACGTCGGCGCGCTCGCGCGTCACTTTGGCCGCGACGTCGACGATGCCGAGATCGCGAGCATCTTGCAGACGACCGAAGGATGGGCGGCGGGCGTCTCGCTGGCGTTGACGGCGCAGCGCATGTTTCTTACGCGCGAGCTGCTCTCCGGGCTCGACCGGCGCGACGTGGCGTTTCTCGAGCAAATCGCCGTGTTCGAGACGATCGACGTCGATATGCTTGAGCGGTCCGACGAGTTTGCCGACGCGCGCGAACGCGTTGCGCATTTGCGTCGAAACGGCGGACTGCTGACCGACATCGGCAAGGAACGCTACCGCTTGCATCCGGTGCTGCGTCAGCTCGCCGAAGATGCGCTCGAGAACAAGGGCGATCTCGCCGGTGCGCATCGAGCGGCCGCGGTGGCATACGCGCGAGCCGGCGAAATCGGCGCGGCGCTGTTTCACGCCGAAAAAGGCCGCGACCCAGATACGGTCGCCCAACTGCTGCGCAATCACGCGCTCGCGGCGATTGCCACGGGCGATCGGCGGCGGCTTCGCACGCTCGCCAACACGATCGATCCCGACTCCAAAGACGCGAGCGTACGATGGTACGTCGACGGATTGCTCGAAAAGGCGCGTGGATCGGCCGAAACGCGCGCGTTTTTCACGCGGGCGTCCGACACCGCCGACCGTTCCGGCGACGCGACGACCGCCTTCGCTGCCCGCGCGCAAATCATCGAGCTCGACATCGGCCATACGCTGCACATTGACGAAATGGCACTCGCGGAGCTGACGCAGCGCGCGGATACCGCGGGACTTCCGGCCATGGTCACCGCACGCGTTCTGCGCGGTTGGTCGCGCGCGGTGAGTCACGACTTCGCGGGCGCGCTAGCGGAGCTCAGTCTGGTGCCCGCGCTCGCGGATCCGGCCACGCGCTTCAATACCGACATTCTCAAAGCGTATGCCGACACGGCGCTCGGCGAGGTCGAACGCGCGCAGGAAACCCTCGACGCGCTCACACGCTTGCTGGAAAACGACGACCGGATCGTGCTGCAGACCCTCACGCTCGTGTGGTTCGCGCGTTTGGCGCTGCTCTGGGGAAATACCGTCGTCGCCTCCGACGTCGCGGCGCAAGCCGAACGGCTCGCGTCGGCGCTGGACCTGCGCGCCGAGGAAGCCGCCCTGTACGTGGCGCTCGCGGAGATCGCGACGCATCAGGGCGACGTCGCCGCCTCAGTTCGCTACGCCGAGCGCGCGCGCAGCCGCGCCGACCGCGCGTGGTACGCGGGAGACGTCGCGCGCGTTCGCGCGTTTGCCGAGATCGCGCTCGCACGCGCCGCGTTTTTGGGGCACGACAATGCGATCGCTTGCGAACTCGTGGAACGCGCGGTTGCGGGCGGCGGATTTCCGCCGGTGCAGCGCGCGGTCGCGCTAACGGAAAGTGCGTTTTACACGCTGCTTAGCGATGCGACCGCGTCGGCGCGGCCGATTGCCGCCGCGCGGGAGGCGGTGGCATCGGCGACGCCCCTCGACGCCGCCGATGCCGTCGCGCTCGCCACGGCAGACGATTTGCTCTCGTTCCTCGACGCGGCCAACGGCGTTGTCCACGAACCCGGCCTGCGGGGATGCGAGCCGTTCGAAAAACTGCTCGAGCGCCGGCGGGGGCTCGTAACGCTCGGGCACGCCGGCGTGGCAGTGGGGAGCGCGCGCCGCGGCTCAACCGAAAGCTCGGTACCGTTCGACACCGCGCTCGAAGTGCTCGTGCGCGACGGCCCGCGTTTTGAAGCGCGACTCGCACGCGCCTACGCGTCGACGTTCCTCAAGCCGAAGCCGTCGTCGACCACCGTCGCGTTCAGCGTTGATCTGACGGCTCGCGAGCTCGAAATTCTCGAATTGCTTGTCGAAGGTCTCACGAATAAAGAGATCGCGCAGCGTTTGGTCGTCAGCCCGCGCACGATCGAGACGCACGTCGAACGCGTCCTCGGCAAGCTGGAAGTCGGTTCTCGCTCGCGCGCAATCGCCAAAGCATTACGCCTCGGCATCGTTAAGCTGGTATAG
- the meaB gene encoding methylmalonyl Co-A mutase-associated GTPase MeaB, with the protein MANQEAIDSLLHDFSEGKPRALARAISWGESGRAAELIRRLYAKTGRATTIGLTGPPGVGKSTLSSALVRKARSLGRSVGVVSVDPSSPFSHGALLGDRIRLTEHFTDENVFIRSMASRGHLGGLAGATADAVLLMDAFGLDVVLVETVGVGQSEIEIAELAHTTLVALQPGSGDSIQVLKAGIMEIADIFVVNKADHPMANQLRREIRSMMEMLQFPGWVPELVMTQALAGDGVDNLWAAIERHVAYLNESGEIEEKRRQAFLHQVRQLALGRIERRLDRKLARDAATGVDPYEAADRILTEFGDSGQAVEDEARVARPRATVKGLT; encoded by the coding sequence TTGGCAAACCAAGAGGCGATCGACTCGCTCCTGCACGACTTCTCCGAAGGAAAGCCGCGCGCGCTGGCGCGCGCGATTTCGTGGGGTGAATCGGGACGCGCGGCCGAGCTGATTCGGCGCCTATACGCAAAGACGGGACGGGCAACGACCATCGGCCTCACGGGGCCGCCCGGTGTCGGAAAGTCGACCTTGTCGTCGGCACTGGTGCGTAAAGCGCGTTCGCTCGGGAGGAGCGTCGGTGTCGTTTCGGTCGACCCGAGCTCGCCGTTTTCGCACGGTGCGCTGCTGGGCGATCGCATTCGCTTGACCGAGCACTTCACCGACGAAAACGTGTTCATTCGCTCGATGGCGAGCCGCGGTCATCTCGGCGGTCTCGCCGGCGCCACGGCCGACGCGGTGTTACTGATGGATGCGTTCGGCCTCGACGTCGTCCTCGTCGAGACCGTGGGGGTCGGCCAGAGCGAAATCGAAATCGCCGAGCTCGCGCACACGACGCTCGTCGCGCTTCAGCCCGGCAGCGGCGATTCGATTCAAGTGCTCAAAGCCGGCATCATGGAGATCGCCGACATCTTCGTCGTCAACAAAGCCGATCACCCGATGGCCAATCAGCTGCGCCGCGAGATTCGCTCGATGATGGAGATGCTGCAGTTTCCTGGATGGGTTCCCGAACTCGTGATGACGCAAGCGCTCGCCGGCGACGGCGTCGATAATTTGTGGGCCGCTATCGAACGTCACGTCGCCTATCTCAACGAGAGCGGCGAGATCGAAGAGAAGCGGCGTCAAGCGTTCTTGCATCAGGTACGTCAGCTCGCGCTCGGCCGAATCGAACGCCGGCTCGATCGCAAGCTGGCGCGCGACGCCGCGACCGGCGTCGATCCCTACGAAGCGGCGGACCGCATTCTCACCGAGTTCGGCGATTCCGGGCAAGCCGTGGAAGACGAAGCGCGCGTCGCCCGCCCCCGCGCCACCGTCAAAGGCCTAACGTAA
- a CDS encoding glycoside hydrolase family 125 protein: protein MSRAYSRRIAALFLAAAFAAAALLPAGAQTLNIPVESHIRPIQTSVLFGEIFGNFFPESDGTTYVQTGDIPAMWLRDSAAQTIPYIRFVSAYPGMRYVFFGVIQRDAKNILVNPHAEAFSADYHVWEGKWEIDSLSWPVLMAFMYYANTHDRTIFTPVLHKAMQTIVTTLQCEQHHATCSHYSWPHPVPTNNTYNPNTGMIWSAFRPSDDPVTYRYNVPQNAIAVIAMKLLAAFARDAFGDRKLASDAMTLAAQVQTGIERYGRTWVPNKGWMYVYETDGYGRDNLMDDANIPNLTTLPYLGWCAIDDPVYQNTRRFTLSSQNPYYYSGKYATGLGSPHTPKGWVWPLGMMGAALSTRRKARIENAINMLDASDTLNGLMHESVNPNDPSQFTRPDFGWANAFWADLLFRTVAGYRATGFVEFDTVTPFEPLSDIPTITPLFTQLDNTVEINMTLGELLSQHSAL, encoded by the coding sequence ATGTCGAGAGCGTACTCTCGCCGGATCGCCGCGTTGTTTCTCGCGGCGGCTTTTGCAGCGGCCGCACTTTTACCAGCCGGCGCGCAAACGCTCAACATTCCCGTCGAGTCGCACATTCGGCCCATTCAAACGTCGGTGCTCTTCGGCGAGATCTTCGGAAACTTCTTCCCGGAGAGCGACGGCACGACGTACGTACAAACCGGCGACATTCCGGCGATGTGGCTGCGCGATTCGGCGGCGCAAACGATACCGTATATCCGGTTCGTGTCGGCGTATCCAGGCATGCGCTACGTCTTTTTCGGCGTGATTCAGCGCGACGCAAAAAACATTCTGGTCAACCCTCACGCCGAGGCGTTTAGCGCCGACTACCACGTCTGGGAAGGCAAGTGGGAGATCGACTCACTGTCGTGGCCGGTGCTGATGGCGTTCATGTACTACGCCAACACGCACGATCGAACGATCTTCACGCCGGTCTTGCACAAGGCGATGCAGACCATCGTGACGACCTTGCAGTGCGAGCAGCACCACGCCACCTGCAGCCACTACTCGTGGCCGCACCCGGTGCCTACGAACAACACCTACAACCCCAATACCGGAATGATTTGGAGCGCCTTCCGGCCGTCCGACGACCCGGTGACGTACCGCTACAACGTTCCCCAGAACGCGATCGCCGTGATTGCCATGAAGTTGCTGGCGGCGTTCGCGCGCGACGCGTTCGGCGATCGAAAGCTCGCAAGCGATGCCATGACGCTCGCCGCGCAGGTCCAGACCGGCATCGAGCGTTACGGCCGAACGTGGGTGCCGAACAAAGGCTGGATGTACGTCTACGAAACCGACGGGTACGGCCGCGACAACCTCATGGACGACGCGAACATTCCCAACCTCACGACGCTGCCCTACCTCGGCTGGTGCGCGATCGACGATCCCGTCTATCAAAACACGCGCCGCTTCACCTTGAGTTCGCAGAACCCGTATTACTACTCAGGAAAATACGCGACCGGCTTGGGCAGCCCGCACACCCCTAAGGGGTGGGTGTGGCCGCTGGGCATGATGGGAGCCGCGCTGTCGACGCGCCGCAAAGCCAGAATCGAAAACGCCATCAACATGCTCGATGCCAGCGATACGCTCAATGGCTTGATGCACGAATCGGTCAATCCCAACGATCCGTCGCAGTTCACGCGCCCGGACTTCGGCTGGGCGAACGCGTTCTGGGCCGATCTGCTTTTTCGAACGGTCGCCGGATACCGCGCCACCGGTTTCGTGGAGTTCGATACCGTAACCCCGTTCGAGCCGCTCAGCGATATTCCGACGATCACACCGTTGTTCACGCAGCTCGATAACACGGTGGAAATCAATATGACGCTCGGCGAGCTCCTGTCGCAGCACTCGGCGTTGTGA
- a CDS encoding serine hydrolase domain-containing protein: MIAALAAAALLSASQSSRIDAIVASVMRESRIAGLSLGIARNGSTLYLRGYGLRDAARNRRADAFTIYAAGSIAKQFTAALVLQDVAQGRLALDQGKPSIQALLWQITDDTWEYRNENYAALGTALERTGNASYCTLASQRIFVPYGLVSTWCGAPYPAWNLAVTQRTPQWIAPAAGGLWSNAPDLLRWLDDLRTGRVVTPASFEAMTTSGHLRGGILTNYGFGFFTGVWYGYPVAFADGLVDGYSSEDALSLSDGLELALLSNGDRVDLTPLAKSVFSIVDPPRDKNSYAVPNSAPENENTPITAAIARALQTPAYASYGKLELLEFTERTIKGTTTYDRYRATFERAVLWVTVEYGPGNAIESVNVSP, encoded by the coding sequence GTGATCGCCGCGCTCGCGGCGGCCGCCCTCCTGAGCGCGTCGCAATCGAGCCGCATCGACGCGATTGTTGCGTCGGTCATGCGCGAAAGCCGCATTGCGGGCCTCTCCTTGGGAATCGCCCGCAACGGTTCGACGCTCTATCTGCGCGGGTACGGCCTTCGGGATGCCGCGCGAAACCGTCGGGCCGATGCCTTCACGATCTACGCTGCCGGATCGATAGCGAAACAGTTCACGGCCGCGCTGGTGTTGCAAGACGTGGCGCAAGGCCGGCTCGCACTCGACCAAGGTAAACCGTCGATCCAAGCGCTGCTGTGGCAAATAACCGACGACACGTGGGAGTACCGCAACGAGAACTACGCCGCACTGGGCACCGCGCTCGAGCGCACCGGCAACGCATCGTACTGCACGCTCGCGTCGCAGCGCATCTTCGTCCCGTACGGTCTGGTCTCGACGTGGTGCGGCGCGCCGTACCCGGCGTGGAATCTCGCCGTGACGCAACGCACGCCGCAGTGGATCGCTCCGGCAGCCGGCGGTCTCTGGTCCAACGCGCCGGACCTCTTGCGCTGGCTCGACGACTTGCGCACGGGTCGCGTCGTTACGCCGGCGTCGTTCGAGGCGATGACGACCTCGGGTCACCTGCGCGGCGGCATCCTCACGAACTATGGCTTCGGTTTCTTCACCGGCGTATGGTACGGCTATCCGGTGGCGTTCGCGGACGGATTGGTCGACGGCTACTCGTCCGAAGACGCGCTGTCGCTGAGCGACGGGCTCGAGCTGGCGCTACTCTCCAACGGCGATCGGGTCGATCTGACCCCGCTGGCCAAAAGCGTCTTTTCTATCGTCGACCCGCCGCGCGACAAGAACTCCTACGCCGTACCGAACTCGGCGCCCGAAAACGAAAACACGCCGATTACCGCAGCGATTGCGCGCGCGCTGCAGACGCCTGCGTACGCGAGCTACGGCAAGCTCGAGCTGCTGGAGTTCACCGAACGCACGATTAAGGGAACCACGACGTACGACCGCTATCGCGCCACGTTCGAACGCGCCGTGCTGTGGGTTACCGTCGAATACGGGCCCGGCAACGCGATCGAATCGGTGAACGTCTCGCCGTGA
- a CDS encoding glycoside hydrolase family 125 protein, which translates to MRRIAALTLAAVVAYSCAPARLGAQVLFVPLTGKRVRDIQTAQLFHTLFTDFFLEDDNTTYVQTGDIPAMWMRDSAAQTIPYVRYQREYPVLHARFEGVIKRNARNVLTDVYANAFQADYHVWERKWEIDSLSWPVVLAWVYWRVTRDRTMFTPDLHVALRQIVFTYRCEEHHRKCNRYTYPYRVPTIDRYNDDTGMIWSAFRPSDDPVTYRFNVPQNAFAVVALRDIERLATQGYGDGELATEARALGDRVQRGVQLYGRFYSSARRAWMYAYETDGYGNYNLMDDANIPNLTTLPYVDWCSAYDPAYLATRTFALSMDNPYFFSGRYAEGLGSPHTPYGYVWPLGIIGRALTSTSSAEVAEAITTLAETNGDAELFHESFYPDGYWRYTRSDFGWANALGAELYFRSLAGDSATQFAADGPVLPFEGRTRTPTLVPELTQLRNAAELSGTLGNLLHRQPALPHGP; encoded by the coding sequence GTGAGACGCATAGCCGCCCTCACGCTCGCCGCGGTCGTCGCGTACTCGTGCGCCCCCGCGCGCCTGGGGGCACAAGTGCTCTTCGTGCCGCTGACCGGTAAACGCGTGCGCGACATTCAAACGGCGCAGCTCTTTCACACGCTCTTCACCGATTTCTTCTTGGAAGACGACAACACGACGTACGTTCAGACCGGCGACATTCCCGCTATGTGGATGCGCGATTCAGCCGCGCAAACGATCCCCTACGTGCGCTATCAGCGCGAATACCCCGTGCTGCACGCGCGCTTCGAAGGCGTCATCAAACGCAACGCGCGCAACGTTCTTACCGACGTGTACGCCAATGCGTTCCAAGCCGACTACCACGTCTGGGAACGCAAGTGGGAGATCGATTCGCTGTCGTGGCCGGTCGTGCTCGCTTGGGTGTATTGGCGCGTGACGCGCGATCGCACGATGTTCACGCCCGACTTGCACGTCGCGCTGCGGCAGATCGTCTTTACGTACAGGTGCGAAGAGCACCACCGGAAGTGCAATCGCTACACGTATCCGTACCGCGTGCCGACGATCGACCGGTACAACGACGACACGGGAATGATTTGGAGCGCGTTTCGCCCGTCCGACGACCCGGTGACGTACCGCTTCAACGTGCCGCAAAACGCGTTTGCCGTCGTCGCGCTGCGCGACATCGAGCGGCTCGCGACCCAGGGCTACGGCGACGGCGAGCTGGCGACTGAGGCGCGCGCGCTCGGCGACCGCGTGCAACGCGGCGTTCAGTTGTACGGACGATTTTACAGTTCGGCGCGGCGCGCGTGGATGTATGCGTACGAAACCGACGGATACGGCAACTACAATCTTATGGACGACGCGAACATTCCCAACCTGACGACCTTGCCGTACGTCGACTGGTGCTCCGCCTACGATCCGGCGTACCTCGCCACGCGCACGTTTGCGCTCAGCATGGACAACCCGTATTTCTTCTCGGGGCGCTACGCGGAAGGCTTGGGCAGTCCGCACACGCCGTATGGTTACGTTTGGCCGTTGGGCATCATCGGGCGCGCGCTGACGTCGACCTCGTCGGCGGAGGTGGCCGAAGCGATCACCACGCTCGCGGAGACCAACGGCGACGCCGAACTCTTTCACGAAAGCTTCTATCCGGACGGGTACTGGCGGTACACGCGCAGCGATTTTGGATGGGCAAACGCGCTGGGCGCCGAGCTGTACTTTCGCAGCTTGGCCGGAGACTCAGCAACCCAGTTTGCGGCCGATGGTCCCGTGTTGCCCTTCGAGGGCCGAACCCGCACTCCGACCCTCGTCCCCGAGCTAACCCAGCTGCGCAACGCCGCCGAGCTGAGCGGCACCCTCGGCAACCTGCTCCACCGGCAGCCCGCACTGCCCCACGGACCCTAG